The Myxococcales bacterium genomic sequence ACGCTGGCCATGGTGTTGATGCGGTAGCTCTTCTCTGGGCGAACGGAGACCACGCCGGGAAGGCCTGCGACGACAGCGGCCTCGTCAGCCGTAAGGACGGCGTCGAAGCCTGACACGGCGAGGCTGTACTGGTGACGGGATACGATGGGATGGCCCAAGGCGTTTTCCACGGAGCTGCGGCGGCTTCCAAGGCGGCTGCGCATCTCGGAGCGCGCTTCAGAGGCGCGTGTACGAAGGCGGGCGCGCAGGTTACCGTCCGGCGCTGCGCCCATCTCCCGCTTCACACGTGGCAAGATGGGCTCGTCATCGACCTGGACGATGTACCGACGGGGCCGGTTGTAGGTCGCATCGAGGTCTTGGGACAACTCTGGGTCGTCGGGCGTGTTATCGGCGGGGTCATTGACGCTTTCGACCTGAGGAGTGCGGGGCTCAGTGGGGAGGCTCCCCTCGGGAGCTGCGGGGTCGAGGGTTTGCTCGTCCGCCCCGCTCGCGTCTGCTTTTTGTCCTGGCCCCTGACAAGCAGCCAGGGCCGACAGCGAAGCTGCGGCCAAAGCTGACAAGTAGGGTCTTCCTTTACGAACGCTCATCATCGTGGAACTCCTGGTGTTGAGCGCGGAGGGCATTCCCTCGCGCTCTGTTTCGTTCTACGGATGGTGAGTTGCAGGTAACTTAAACTCCTGACAGGAGAGCTGAGTGCCTCTTTTCAGATTCTGACGTTCGTCGGGTGTCGTATGTCGAGCTGCGAAGAGCGTCTAGTCTTCGCCGTTGTTTTCGTCTTTAGCGCAACGAAAGCCCAGGTGAGACGAGCCTGTGTCGGGAGCGCCCTTGCCGCGCGCACCAACGGCATAACGTACGCAGTAAAGATCACTGCACAGGAACGAGCCCCCGCGCATCGCGCGTTTTTCTACGCCAGGTTCGTGTGGGTCATGTGACGTCGATGGACCTCGAGGGTTCTCGGTGGGGCTCTCTGCGTAGTACCCCGCATGGTAGAGGTCAGCCGTCCATTCCCAGACGTTTCCTGCAACGTCGAAGAGGCCGAAGGCATTCGCCCTGTAGTGGGCCACCGGTGCCGTAGCGACAAAGCCATCCTCGGCCTTGTTTTCAGCAGGAAAGCGCCCCTGCCATACGTTGGCCGCCCAAAGGTTTCCGGGTTTGAGTTCGTCACCCCACGCGAAGCGCTTACGATCGAGGCTTCCGCGTGCGGCGTGCTCCCATTCGGCTTCGGTGGGCAGGCGCTTTTGCATCCACGCGCAGTATGCTGCCGCGTCTGTCCACGCCACGTGCACCACGGGATGGTTCATGCGCTCGGCGATCGCGCTGCCCGGTCCTTCTGGATGCCGCCAATTGACGCCCGCCCGATAGGCCCACCACTGACCCGGATCGTGCAAGGACACGTCGTGGTTGGGAGGCTGAAACGTCACCGAGCCTGGCACCAACGCTTCAGGCGGTGCACGGGGGAAATCTTCGGGGCGCGGCGCTTGTTCGGCAATCGTCTGATGACCCGTGGCCGCGACGAAACGCTCAAACGCTTCGTTGGTGACCTCCGTGGTGTCCATCCAGAGGCCCGGGAGCTTCACGGCATGCACAGGTTGTGCGTCAGGATACATGGGATCGTCTGAGCCCATGAAGAACGTGCCCGCGGGAATCCACGCCATGCCCGCGGGTGCGGGCCCGGGCGCCTCGAGACGCGCGCTCGGCCCCGGCGGTGCTTCGGCCGTCGTGAGCGTCGACGAGTCTTTGCAGCCGTTCGAGGCCGAAAGACAGACGCACGCAAGCAGTTGGGCGACAAGCGACGCGCTACGCGCCGTCGACCCCCTGGGGTCCCTGGGCAATGGCATGGGGTTCCTGTGTGAAGAGAAGGCCGCGCGGCCCGCACGACCGGACCGCGCGCGCGACGACCTGGGAAGCGCACGTCAGGGTACGACGCTCACCTCGACGCTTCTCACCTCGGCGAATTCGCCCGCGGTGTGCGACTTGGACGTGACCGTCAGGGTTGTGGCCCCCGTTGACACGGCGAACTCTCCCAAAGGCTGCTCCCGCCACTGGTTGCCCGTGCCCGCGCAGACGGAGAGTGTGAAGTTCCGCGTTTGGTTGCCGATCTTGGCTTCCCCCACAGAGCCGTTGCTGGCCGTCGGGCACCGCAGCGTCATCTTGAGGGCGATCTTGTTCGCAGGGCCGATCCGAACGGGCCAGCTCATCGTACCCCCTACCGAGGTCCACTTTCCGATCCAGTCGCCATGCACACCCAAAGGCCGGTACGCCGGAGGGTTCTCGCGGAACCTGAACGTCAGCCCTCCGGAGAGTTTGGCTGGATGAGCCAGGACCGACGTGGGGCTTTCCTGGGGGTAGCCCACGGGAATGGGAGGCTTTGCTTTTCGGTTTCCCCGGACCTGGCTCCACCACGTCTTGAACTGCGCGTCGAGCTGATCGCGCACGGCCGTTTGTGAATTGACCAGGTTCATGGTTTCGCCTCGATCCGTGCTGAGGTCGAAGAGAGCCAGCCCGTTGCCTTCATTGGCGTGGACCAACTTTTTGTCGCCCTTGATCGCATAGCCGCCCGGGAACGGAGCCTCGCGTCCGGTCGACTGTTCGCCGGGGTACTGCATGAACAGAGTGCGTTCGGGCAACGTGCCCGTGCCCATCAAGAGGGGCTTGAGCGACGTCCCGTCGATCTGAACGTTGGCGGGCGGGTTCAAACCCACAAGATCCAGGATCGTGGGCATGATGTCGATGTGGGCCGTGTTGTCCTTGACGACCTTGCCTGCGGGAAATTTTCCCGGCAAGCGAGCGAGCAGAGGCACGCGCACGCCCCCCTCGAAGACCGAGTACTTCCAGTCTCTCTGACCGCAATTGAAGCGGTCTTTCGTGTCGCCCTTCACGGAGATGGGGCCGTTGTCGCTGGTGAACAACACCACTGTGTTTTGGCCAAGGCCCAAATCATCGATCCGCTTGAAGACACGCCCCAAGTTCTCGTCCATCGATTCGACCATGCCGTAAACCGCCGCCGCGCCGGGCTCCACATCCTTGTGCGCTTCCAAGAACTTCGCGGGCACCTCGAACGGACCGTGCGGAGCGTTGTACGCCAGGTAAAGGAAGAAGGGATTGGTCTTGTTGTCTTCCACGAACTTGATCGCGCGATCGGTGAGCACATCGGTGAGGTAGCCGTTGGTGTTCACCTTGGTTCCCCGATCTTCGAGCGGCGTGTTGAAGTAGTTGTTCGAGCCGTCGCGGAAGCCATAGAACTCGTCGAAGCCCTGGGCGTGCGGAACCAAGGGGTAGTTTTCCCCCAGGTGCCACTTGCCGAGCAGGGCCGTGCGATAGCCGGCGGTCTTGAGGACCTCCGCCACCGTGACCTCGTCTTCAGCCATGTATTCGTTCCCGCCCACCACGCCGAACACACCCGTGCGTTGGTGGTAACGGCCCGTGAGCAGGCTGGCCCGCGTGGGCGAACACAAGGGCGACACACGGAAGGAATCGAAGCGCACGCCACTTGCGGCCAATGCGTTCAAGGTGGGCGTCTTGACCTCCTGGTTGCCCGTGAACTCGAAGTCGCCACATCCCTGATCGTCAGACAGCACCAAAACGACGTTCAGCTTGTTGCCTGCGGGGGTACCACCCTGGCCGCCCATGTTCATCCCCGCTCCGCCTGCCCCATTTCCGCCCATCGCCCCGGGGCCTCCGTCCGCACCTGCCTCGCCCCCGGGTGCACCGCCCGATCCGCCCGGGCCATCGTTCGATCCGCCCGAACCTCCAGAGGCCTCGCCGACCCCGCCGCTGCCGCCCTCGCCGTCGTTGCCGCCCGGCGTGCCTCCGGTGCCGCCCGACCCTCCGGGCGAGCCCCCTTTGCCGCCCGAGCCGCCGGCCTTGTCACCGCCCCCGCCCGCGCCCCCTTGGCTCATGCCGCCGCCTCCCGAGCCTCCTTCGTCGCCGTCGTCCATTCCCTCCGCCGAGCCCTGACAGCTCGAAAACAGGAAGAACGACAGCAAGAGCCCTGTGCCGGCCGCGACGCTTTGTCCGCGCGCCCTCGGGGCACCCAACGGGGCGCGCGTGCGCTGCAAGCTTGTCGCGATTTGGTTGGAGGAACTGCCCGCAGAGAAACGACGACGGTGTGCCATGAAGGCATAGTGGCACCCAGCTCTCCGCACCTGACAGCAGGGTCGTGGCCGTTCCAACGGATCCTGACGTTCGTTGGTATTTCGCTTCCGGCCTCTCCTCGCGGGGTTGCCTTGAGGTCAGGGGCCCTAGCGAGGGGCGCGTAACCCGTTGCCAGCGAGGAGAGACTTGCGAACCGAGGCAAGCTGTTCGCCTTACACTTGCCCAAGTCCTCCGTCCACGTCGAGCTCGATGCCCGTGACGTAAGTGGCATCTTCTGAGGCAAGAAACAGCGCCGCACGCGCCACCTCGTCGACATGGCCAAAGCGCGCGAGCGGTACCTGCGCCACCACGCTGCTTGCGAACGCCTCAGTGGCTTGCTGTGACAGGCCAAGCTTGCCGTAGATGGGGGTTTCGATGGGGCCGGGGCTGAGCGCGTTGACGCGGATGCGGCGAGGCGCAAGCTCACTGGCCGCCACGCGCACAATCTCGCGCAAGGCCGCCTTCGTAGCTGCGTACGCCGACGTGCCGGGCATACCCTTGTGGTTCACCACCGACGTGGTGATCACCACGGAGGCTCCCTCTGCGAGCAGCGGCAGGCTCTCGCTGAGCGCGAGCCACGTGCCGCGCACGTTGACGTTCCACAGCCGATCGAGCTGCGCGAGCGGCGCCACACCGAGCGGCGCAAACTCGGCGATGCCAGCGTTGAGAAAGAGCACGTCGATGTGCCCATGGCGACGCTGGACCTCTGCGAACAAAGCCCGTACGTCGGCCTCGTTGCCCGCGTCCGACGGGATGACCTCGGCTACGCCCGCGAGCTCCTGCCGCGCGGCTTCCACAGTGGCCGGGTTGCGCCCGGTGACGATCACCCGCGCACCCGCTTCCGCAAAGCGCTTCGCCGAAGCGAAGCCAATGCCCGTGGTGCCACCCGTAATCAAAACGACCTTGTTCTCGAAGTTCTTGGACATGTTCCGTACTCCTGTTGGGGGCCAGCCGTGCTGGTCCGAACTCTGGTTGTTTGATGGTGTGTCACTGACACAGTTACAAAAAAGCCAAAAAAAAGAGCTGTCTTGTCGAAAGCCTCCTCTTTGCAAGCGTTTACGGACGCCTGGGGCCGCGCCTGACCTGCCTCAGCACGTCGGCTACGGTTTGGCCAGCCAGGCGGGTCCGCACGGCGCCCTCGAGGTTGGCCTCGAGGCGGGCCAGCACGGGCCCCATGCCGCGCGCCACTTCGCAGACCTCGGCGGTGCAGGTGTGCTTGTGCATCGCCGGGCCCTCCTGTACCGCATCGTAAACATCCTCGAGCGAGATGGCCGCAGGCGCCCGCCGCAGCCGCGCCCCGCCGCCCTTGCCCAGGCTCACCTCGATGAGGTCCGCCGCCTTGAGCCGCCCAAGCAGCCCGCGCAGGAAGGCCGGGTTCGTGCCCACGCTCTGCGCGAGCTCGGCCGAGGTGAGGGTTTCCCCCTGCCGGTGCGCGAGCGCGGTCAGCACGTGCAAGGCGATGGTGAAGTGGGTGTTGTGAAACACGTCTTCTCTAAGAGTGCAGGCGCGGCGATAAGGTGTCGAGCCAACGAGCGCCGCAGCTTACATCGGGGGCAGCGTCACGGGGAGAAGAACACGGTACGGGTGGGCGTCGTGCGTGTGGCCCGCGCCCGCAGCGGCAACGAAACGAAGCGTTACCTGCCCCGCAAGGCCTGGGCCGAGC encodes the following:
- a CDS encoding arylsulfatase — translated: MLSFFLFSSCQGSAEGMDDGDEGGSGGGGMSQGGAGGGGDKAGGSGGKGGSPGGSGGTGGTPGGNDGEGGSGGVGEASGGSGGSNDGPGGSGGAPGGEAGADGGPGAMGGNGAGGAGMNMGGQGGTPAGNKLNVVLVLSDDQGCGDFEFTGNQEVKTPTLNALAASGVRFDSFRVSPLCSPTRASLLTGRYHQRTGVFGVVGGNEYMAEDEVTVAEVLKTAGYRTALLGKWHLGENYPLVPHAQGFDEFYGFRDGSNNYFNTPLEDRGTKVNTNGYLTDVLTDRAIKFVEDNKTNPFFLYLAYNAPHGPFEVPAKFLEAHKDVEPGAAAVYGMVESMDENLGRVFKRIDDLGLGQNTVVLFTSDNGPISVKGDTKDRFNCGQRDWKYSVFEGGVRVPLLARLPGKFPAGKVVKDNTAHIDIMPTILDLVGLNPPANVQIDGTSLKPLLMGTGTLPERTLFMQYPGEQSTGREAPFPGGYAIKGDKKLVHANEGNGLALFDLSTDRGETMNLVNSQTAVRDQLDAQFKTWWSQVRGNRKAKPPIPVGYPQESPTSVLAHPAKLSGGLTFRFRENPPAYRPLGVHGDWIGKWTSVGGTMSWPVRIGPANKIALKMTLRCPTASNGSVGEAKIGNQTRNFTLSVCAGTGNQWREQPLGEFAVSTGATTLTVTSKSHTAGEFAEVRSVEVSVVP
- a CDS encoding SDR family oxidoreductase, encoding MSKNFENKVVLITGGTTGIGFASAKRFAEAGARVIVTGRNPATVEAARQELAGVAEVIPSDAGNEADVRALFAEVQRRHGHIDVLFLNAGIAEFAPLGVAPLAQLDRLWNVNVRGTWLALSESLPLLAEGASVVITTSVVNHKGMPGTSAYAATKAALREIVRVAASELAPRRIRVNALSPGPIETPIYGKLGLSQQATEAFASSVVAQVPLARFGHVDEVARAALFLASEDATYVTGIELDVDGGLGQV
- a CDS encoding Rrf2 family transcriptional regulator — protein: MFHNTHFTIALHVLTALAHRQGETLTSAELAQSVGTNPAFLRGLLGRLKAADLIEVSLGKGGGARLRRAPAAISLEDVYDAVQEGPAMHKHTCTAEVCEVARGMGPVLARLEANLEGAVRTRLAGQTVADVLRQVRRGPRRP
- a CDS encoding formylglycine-generating enzyme family protein, which codes for MPLPRDPRGSTARSASLVAQLLACVCLSASNGCKDSSTLTTAEAPPGPSARLEAPGPAPAGMAWIPAGTFFMGSDDPMYPDAQPVHAVKLPGLWMDTTEVTNEAFERFVAATGHQTIAEQAPRPEDFPRAPPEALVPGSVTFQPPNHDVSLHDPGQWWAYRAGVNWRHPEGPGSAIAERMNHPVVHVAWTDAAAYCAWMQKRLPTEAEWEHAARGSLDRKRFAWGDELKPGNLWAANVWQGRFPAENKAEDGFVATAPVAHYRANAFGLFDVAGNVWEWTADLYHAGYYAESPTENPRGPSTSHDPHEPGVEKRAMRGGSFLCSDLYCVRYAVGARGKGAPDTGSSHLGFRCAKDENNGED